A window of Bombina bombina isolate aBomBom1 chromosome 5, aBomBom1.pri, whole genome shotgun sequence genomic DNA:
taatcagccaatcggattgaagttcaatcctattgactgattggatcagccaatagaattgacctcgcattctattgactgatccaatcagccaattggattgaacttcaatccaattggctgattaaatcaaccaatcggatttttcctaccttaattccgattagctgatagaatcctatcagccaatcggaattcgagggacgccatcttggatgatgtcatttaaaggaaccttcattcgctgttaggacatcggaagaagaggatggctccatgtcggctggattcaagatggctccgctccggttgattgaagatgcctcttggatgaagacatctgccgcttggaggacctcttctccccgatcggatgaagacttctgccgctccggatgtccacttctgacccatcggtgcccggctgggtgaacacggctccaggtagggtgatcttcaatggggtagtgttagttttttttaggggggattgggtgggttttagagtaggggtgtgtgggtggtgggttgtaatgttgggggggtcttttaattttttttacaggtaaaagagctgattactttggggcaaacccccgcaaatagcccttttaaggtaaaaagagctgattacttttgtaatttagtatagggtagggaattttattattgtggggggctttttttattttatttggggggctcagattaggtgtaattagattaaaattcttgtaatattttttttttttttgtaatttagtgtttggtttttttgtactatagtttagtttatttaattgtattttagtttagataattgtagttaatttatttaatttattgatagtgtagtgttaggtgtatttgtaacttaggttaggaattattttacaggtaattttgtaattattttaactaggtagctattaaataattattaactatttaatagctattgtacctagttaaaataaatacaaagttgcctgtaaaataaatataaatcctaaaattgctacaatgtaactattagttatattgtaactatcttatggtttattttataggtaagtatttatttttaaataggaataatttatttaaatatagtaaatttatttagttttattaaaattatatttagcttggggggggttagggttagacttaggtttaggggttaataactttattatagtagcggcgacgttgggggcggcagattaggggttaataattgtaggtaggttgggggggcagattaggggttaatacaatttattatagtatttgcgaggcgggattgcggtggttaaggggttaatacatttattatagtggcggcgatgtccggtcggcagattaggggttaataagtgtaggtggcggcgacgttgagggggggcagattaggggttaataaatataatataggtgtcggcgatgttgggggcagcagattaggggttcatagggataatgtaggtggctgcggtgtccggagcggcaaattaggggttaatagtataatacaggtgtcagcgatagcgggggcggcagattaggggttaataagtgtaaggttaggggttcatgttagggtgtaaggtgcagacataaaattaatttccccataggaaacaatggggctgcgttaggagctgaacgctgcttttttgcaggtgttaggttttcttttcagccagctcagccccattgtatcctatgtggaaatcgtgcacgagcacgtttttccagcttaccgctaccgtaagcaacgctggtattgcgggtagaagtggagctatatttggctcaacgctcacttttctgaggctaacgcagccattcagaaaactcgtaataccagcgttggcttaagggtgcgctggaaaaaaaggctcgttagcaccgcaagtttttacctacaaaactctaaatctagccgtttatactTTAACATTATAGTGCCTGTAGGATGTAAACCATTCCAGGATAGAAAACCTTAAaccaaagtgttttttcttttgtagaTCTTGTCTGGTCCAGAAATTCCCAATACTAACTCAAGTATTGCACCATTAAGCAGATCATCACCTAGTCGATCACCACATAGGTCACCTACTAACAGATCACCACAAAGGAAGTTACCGGCTAGCAGATCACCACAAAGGAAGTTACATGCTAGCAGATCACCACAAAGGAAGTCATCGCCTAACAGAGCAGGAATGTCAAATCGTAATAGAGGAAATTCTAGGAGATCACCACCTAACAAGAAAAACTCTAGGAGATCACCACCTAACAAGAAAAATTCTAGGAGATCACCACCTAACAAGAAAAACTCTAGGAGATCACCACCTAACAAGAAAAACTCTAGGAGATCACCACCTAATAGAGAAAGCCTTAGGAGATCACCACCTAACAGAGAGAGCCTTAGTAGATCACCACCTACTCCAACAAACTCTGGGATGTCACCACAGAACACTCCAAACGCTAGTATGGCACTGTCTAGTAAATCGACTTCTAGTAAAGATGCAGATGGTAATGGTCCATTCAATTATGTCCAACCTCAAAATTCAGCTGAAAGTCTCTACAAAAACTCAGGTAAagctgtcccatttggccaaaaatTGATCTTTTTAAAATGACAAGTTTTTTTAATCTCCTTTTCTTCTATTgaacagttttatttatttatgtgtatacatgtttaataTGAATTTGAAGCTCTGTGCCAAAATATAAGGGtgctgtttaaatttattttatttctgttgtaaaatgatggtccacaatccaccataacatatgggatacatttcctgccactaggaggacaTCAGtaacccacacaagagctttaaaACTCTCCCATATCTCTCTAGTTTTTTTGTTCTTGGccttgtaggagttggttgagaatagaggttgttccagctacttgcttatggattacaaattgggagctcagacctatgtgagacccaagagtccctggggagtatcatttacaaagaacaACTcctcttcacagcagctgaatgatatagGGACAcatgaataccctgttatgtgcacaacaTTTTTCtaatgggacttcagccataactaacCTAAGGTGACTCATCCCTagccaccacccccccccccaagggactctggtatttcctactgcaatcttcTGCggtacttgcactggatgggctatttactggatactgctgcattgACATagatgacatgcctggtaagccagttgAGGGCTGCTGtgtaaggtaagtgcctttacacagcacagacacagcccagaggctatttgtagctaccctgacacaggtacagcatacccaggggacttaacctgctcTTCTCATGGCCCACTGTTAGGAACACTATTACGGAAGCCTCTGACTCTTTTTAACCCTCGGGCAGCTTTGAGCACTTTACAAAATGTTGTGTATGGTCCTTTAAGAGAACTGACAACGGCTTAATGCATGATGTGATTCTATATAGAACGTTCCAGTTAGGGTGGGAAACATATTTTATCAGGGTTTATAGGATTATTATGCTTGGCGCTGTTTAATTTACTTTAAAACATTCAAAAGAGTTTTTTATTATTTCCAAGGCACTGGCATTACTCCCAGCGGTAGCCCCTGCCCCCTTTGTGTTCCGAGGCTTTTCTCTCAGCTATCCGGAGCCTATGTAACCTTCATCAGTTAGGGCCTGGTCTTTTACAGATTCTAATCTGATTTTTAGTATCCATACAGGAGCTGCCAGAGGATACTTAAGGGCCTCACCTATTTCTTGGGGCTTGTTAAATTTATTACATTGGGAGAATGTACAAGTGGGAGTGTTACTatagtgtagagggctctctaccagTTTCTCTACTACTTTTTATTATCCAAGGTGtcattgtatactgttatataaatacaaatatggaacaaaatatttctgtccccattgatatttctttagaggagtcagtttctgatatccctctagttacatatatttgtttattttgcaaatctgttccagtgtGCCAGGTCAACCAAATCTGTGAGAATTGTGTACTTCAGATTTTGCATGCAAACCAAACGCAGCCTTCCACTTCTCAAAGGGAAGTTTGCCGAATACTTGTCACTCAGGGGGATTCTACTGATTTTACTCCTGAAATCAAATTGTGACAGATTGTTTGGCGGCAATTCCCAAGCTAAGAAGGTGTAAGCGCACATCTGGGGACTTATCTCAGTCTCATGAGGTTAATGTGCAAAATCCTTCCCCTCAACCCCAAGTTCCTGCTCTCttacagagctctgaggatgcaaaaTATATTCTAGTTCTGATGGGGAAGTGTCTTCATATGAGCTGGATTTTGTGCCTGATTCTGAATAATCATTTCATAATGATTTctttggttcagatagagaatacaattttaaacaacattccaatttacttctatcgtctaatttgctttattcttgagatatacattgttgaagaaatagcaatgcacatgggtgagccaatcacataaggcatctatgtgcagccaccaatcagcagctactgagccaatctagatatgctttcagcaaagggatatcaagagaatgaaacaaattagatacttgaagtaaagtagaaagttgtctaaaattgcatgttatttctaaatcatgaaagaaaaaatttgtgtttcatgtccctttaaatattgttttcaaagcTCACCCAAAAGGTGTTTCAGGTCCCTGATTTGGTCTTTGGCTATATTGCTAAGGAAGGGAAAAAGCCAGATGTACCTTTCGCCCCTTCCACAAGATTTAGGAACATGTACCCCATTCCAGAACATAATGTGGAAGTGTGGGGAAAAAATTGCTTAAGGTTGATGATGCTATTTCTGCTCTCGCTGAATGTATGAGTGTCCCTATGGAGGGATTGCACTTTGTTTAGAGACCCAATAGAACACAAATTAAAGTCCTTAATGAAAAATCTTTCTTCAAAAAGGCATTTTACTTAGACAGGCTGTTTCTCTCACCTGTGTGGCTGCAGCAGGAATACACTGTTGTGACTCCCTAGCCAAAATGGTGGCGGACACTTCCTCTACTGAGGATTTACAGAACTGCATTAAAGCACTTAAAATGGCTCAAGCATTCATGTGCAATGCAGTAATTTCATTATTAAAGGGTTATTCTTTCAATACTATGTAACACACGGCGATTAACGCATGCACATTGTTGATTGAGATTGAAGAGTATTGTATGTGCATTAGTCCTAGAAATCggagatttgcgcatgcgcaatacttcCGATCGTCGTGCACACTCTACGTAACACCATCAAAAACCCGGAAGCTGAGGTGGAGAGGAGTTTACATGCTAACGGTAGGCAGCTtactataatttaaaaattttttttaaatatgtgatataaaatgaaataaacttggCGATCAGCTTATTATGTTAGTCAAGGATGCATTCATTTCTTCAAAACAtgaaaacttaaccttcactttaaaatgacatgctatctgaaacatgaaatgaaaatttgggtttcatatccctttaggatcattgtcaaaaatatgtcTATAGCGGTGCTAGCAAGGAGATCCTTATGTTTAAATCTTTCCTTCCAAGGGAAGATTCTATTTGGTTCATACTTGGACTTCATTTTTAAGACAGTCACTGGTGGGAAAGGAGCTTTTCTACCTCATGATAAAAAATCCAAAGGAAGGAACAGAAGAGGAAATCAGTTTTGTATCTTTCGCTCCTCAGGATATCAGAAGTCCTAATCTTCTCAGAAACCTGAGACCTCCATGTCAGCCTAAAGCCTATCCATGCTCAGTCAGTAGTCAATGAATTATCTACATTTTGAGTAACAAATAGCTCTAGATTCATCCATCAGACAATACCTGTCTTGGACACtaagtccttctttgacccatgGGGCATCTTTTATTCATCCATCATGGGCCATTttcacgacagatgccagtctgttaggcttggGGCAGTCTGGAATTTTTGATAGGTGCAAGGAGTTTGGTCTTCTTTAGAgtcaaggttaccaataaacattaTGGTACTTTGAGCGATACTTcaagctcttcaggcatggcctttgTTGTAAAAGGAGTAATTCATCCATTTCCTGTCGGGCAATATCACAAAGGTAGCCTTTATCAATCATCATCAAGGAGGTACCCGCAGTCCACTGGCAATGCAAGAAGTCTGTCCTGGGCAGAGAGGAATCTGTGCTCCctatcagcgattcacattccgggagtgaacaattgggaaggcAGAGTATCTCAGGGGTCagtccatccaggagaatggtctctccatcagaaTGTATTCAATCAACTGGTAAGCAAATAAGTTCTCCCCAACATAGATCTGATGGCTATCACACACTTCCAAAGTACTGTGCATGATCAAGAGATCCAAGTGCTCACATGGTAGACACCTCGGTATGTCTATGGGAATTCCATCTAGCATACCTCTTTCCTCCATTTGTTCATCTGCTGAAAgttattgcttggatcaaacaggagtcagCATCAGTAATATTAATTTGCTcgagcttggcctcgcaggacatGGTATGTGGACCTAGTACATATATCAACAACGCCTCAATGGTGTCTTCCTCTGAGACAAGGTTATCACAAGGtcctcttttttccatcaggatcttaaatctgtAAGTTTGACTGcgtggaggttgaacgcctagttttaAGACATAgaggattttcagactcctataaTGGTTACTCTGATAAAGGCTAGGAATCCTGTGACTCAAAGGATTTACCACATCATTTGGAAGCCATACCctgtaaggcagagctttccaaacttttcatgttggcgacaatctttttagacctacatcattttgcgacacagtaattcagttgtactagcaaacaggaggttaaactgacttgttttaagagattacagacacacataaattatataataacaaaatgtatttacaagtaacagtatgcatgtgcaagaataaaaaaaaagtttaatatcaccaataactacttactattttaatgggctgtatgaggttgatgggatgaacacagtttctgaatatttggtggaatattagataaagacactcgcatttcatcatcaagctttttttaagcttccactttctaTCCTATATCaacagcaggagcagcaatgcactactgggagctagctgcaaccccccccccccccccccccatcaccaccaccactgacttcagctcaccGTTTAAGCTTCTGCgtgtccgattgactactgcccgcgctgcaaacacactgctgtcccactcgctgactacacatgcagtcacaagccgattgaggagactacacgtgcagtaagAAGCCAATTGAggaaactacacgtgcagtcagaagccaattttccaccaaagccgccaatgggaatagtttcagttcccgctgagctgtgccaatcacgtgtcaaccacatgatatgcgtagcaggcaggcagaaagtcggaaaccaaaatttttttgtgctgaagcagggacacacctacccactgctgccgacacactgtgTCATGACACAcaatttggaaagcactgctgtaagGGATTTTCTTGGTGTTCCTTTATCTTTATTCCCGAGAATTCTTCAGTTCTTACAAGGTGGGCcttgaaaagggtttatcagctagttccttgtagggtcaaatttcagctttatctttattctttttcataggaagttggctaaacttcctgatgttcagacctCTGTTCAGATGTGCcttagaattaggccagttgtaagacccatttctcctccctggaatttgaatctagttcttcAGGGTGCTCCCTTTAAACCAAAGCACTCCATTGATATAAAGCTGTTATCTTGGGAGGTGCTTTTCTTATTAGCTATCTCTTcttccagaagagtttctgagttgacTGTGTTATCCTGTAATCCTTGATTTTTGATATTTCACAAGGATGAGGCTGTACTacgtactaaatatgattttcttccaaagTTGTTTTTAACtgatatcaatcaagaaattggtGTTCCTGTTCTTTGTCCAGATCCTGCTTAGTCTAAGGAAAAATTGTTACATGATCTGGACTTGGTTatagctttgaagttctatctacaAGTGACTAAAGAGTTCAGAAAAACTTCTAGTTGGTCTACATTACTCTGGGAATCGTAAAGGACAGAAATCTACTAAGGTAGCATTGACATCTTGGCttaaacaagtgattcacaaggcttacttagtGGTGGGTAAGTCGCCTCCTAAACGTATTACAGCTCACTCTAGCAAAGCAGTGGCAacatcatgggcctttaagaatgatgccACTTTGGAGCAGATCTGCAAAGCTGCcacatggtcctccttacatactttttccaaatgttactgTTCTTATGTCTCTGCTTcttcgcaagcagcttttggcagggagtacttcaggcagcagtttcagctAAATAGGTCAGTAAAAGTATTTTCCCACTCTCTACGTAACATAGACCATCGGCTTGCTTATTaattccatatgttatggaggactgtggaccattattttaggaaagaaaacaaaatttatccttccctgataaattttctttctgtatgatgatggtccacagaccACACCCGCTTCATGGGCAACATTTCTAATAACGCCtcctgctttgcctttcctacctcTCTTTCCTATTGTCTACTCGGCTATGCGTGAAACTAGAGAGAGATGGGAGTGTTTTACAGTTCTTGTATGGGTTTATGACCTCCAAATTTATGTGCAAATACGGAtagtgacgaggcccaatgaaggccgaaacaatcgtttGGGGTTGCCgtattcagagaggaattgcatgttttttttcggtgctggactgaccttaaagtgtatgtaaagttgaatgatttaaagcccagtatttaaaaatactcttaaaaacatgggcactttaagtccttaaactttacaattacatttcttttttaaaatacttactgcCGAtcctccacctgcatctccttaagttGTGTGCCTCACGAGCTTCGGGCGGAGGATCGTCGGTGTGTTTACAGTAACGAAATGTTAACTATTTTAAAAAAGAGTTTAATTTGTAAAGTTAAATGACAACATTCCCGTGTgtcatgagtgtgtatgtatgtgtgtgtatgtatgtatgtatatgtgtgtgtatatagatagagagaaaaaaatatttatgaattggTGTTCAGTGGGGACTTTTACTTGTaatgacaaatttatttatttaaagggacaagtctACTCCAaacgttttattgtttaaaaaggttaatattctctttattacccattcccctgttttgcctagccaacatggttataataatgtactttttacctctgtgattaccttgtatcttaacctctgcagacagcccccttatctcagggctatttattatctattgacttgcatttcagccaattagtgctatgttgtgtacaactccacaggagagagcacaatgttatctatttgacacacattaacactgtgtagctgtgaaaagctataaaaataagAGATAAGAGGAAGCCTGAAAGGCTTTAAAAACattcagagatttagaggttataattaACATAatgtgcaaaagtggggaatgggtgttaaaggtgttatctatctttttaaacaataacaattttggcatacactgtctctttaatttattgcAAACCCTAATAATGCCACATaatgctctagacatgtgcacgctcttgAGCCTACTTGGCTATCCTTTTTCAACaataattccaagagaacaaagaagatttAATACTAGTCAGCTAGAAATGTGTTTAAATTATACATAACATTGTGTAGGATATAAATGTAAATGATTTCTAGATTTCATGAAAAACTGCAAAGACACATTCTAAACCTTGCATTTATATTTTACAGAATTTCTTGTTACTTATCCACTTAACGTGTATCCTGCTTCATGGGGTAACCCTCAAAGACTTTACCCTATGAAAAAATCTATGTGGGATTTTGAATCTGCATCAAATAAACCTCAAGACAATAAGCTCAATGAGACGCAGAATGAAGACAATAAGTTCAGTAAGACACAGAATGAAGGCTACGCGTTCAATAAGCAGCAGACTGAAGACTATGCGGTCAATAAGCAACAGACTGAAGACTATGCGTTCAATAAGCAGCAGACTGAAGACTACGCGTTCAATAAGCAGCAGACTGAAAACTACGCGTTCAATAAGCAGCAGACTGAAGGCTACGCGTTCAATAAGCAGCAGACTGAAGGCTACGCGTTCAATAAGCAGCAGACTGAAGGCTACGCGTTCAATAAGCAGCAGAATGAAGGCTACGCGTTCAATAAGCAGGAGAATGAAGGCTACCCATTCAATAAGCAGGAGAATGAAGGCTACCCGTTCAATAAGCAGGAGAATGAAGGCTACCCGTTCAATAAGCAGGAGAATGAAGGCTACACATTCAATAAGCAGGAGAATGAAGGCTACTCGTTCAATAAGCAGGAGAATGAAGGCTACGCGTTCAATAAGCAGGAGAATGAAGGCTACGCGTTCAATAAGCAGGAGAATGAAGGCTACGCGTTCAATAAGCAGGAGAATGAAGGCTACGCGTTCAATAAGCAGGAGAATGAAGGCAGTGAGTTAAGTAAGCAGCAGAATCAACGCAACAAGTTCAACAAAACACAGAATCAAGGGAACAAGTTTAATAAGCAGCAGATTCAAGGCAACAAgtttaataagcagcagaatcaaggCAACAAGTtcaataagcagcagaatcaaggCAACAAGTtcaataagcagcagaatcaaggCAACAAGTtcaataagcagcagaatcaaggCAACAAGTTCAATAAGACTAAGCCCTCTATCCAACAAAGAGAACAATTTCAATCCACACCCAAGATGCCTCAAAATGAGCAGCATAACCCATATCAACAATTTCCTGCAGCATCCGTCCAGCAAATTGAACCAATGCTTTTCGATATAACAGTAGATTTGCCACCAGGTGTCCCTAGAAACGCAGTAACTGCAAAATTTTTTCAAAGCATCCAAAACATGGATTCCTCTGATGTGGTTCCTGCACTGAACAAGTTATCTTTTACAAACCCAGCTTTCAAAGGTAATCTCAGTGTATGTACAATAAGCTAAATATTTATTGCTATCCGTTCTATAATTATGATTTCTATGCTTTTAATATACTTTACTAGTATAAATGTTTGATTATGTTTAAATTAAACATCATTTCATTAAATTCAGAGCATCTCACAAACATAAAAGggtatttaagtatttttttatgtgtacatAGTAGTATatagcagaaatatatatatatatttgtttccctTCTATTGGCAGTAAGAGTCCACAATGACATTGATAACCTATGGTAAATACTATTCCTGTCCTCCAGGAGGaaacaaagacaccccaaacaaggctcaaaatatccctcccacttcaactaccccccagtagttctttgcctcgtctcatggaggtaggcagagagaggtgcccTGTTAAGAAGAAATTAAGCTATGGATTGGTTCAATGAGCCGTGATAATATATCCATACTTACTTTGTAATGGTTGCTTATCTTCTGCCCTAACGTCTCACGCAGAAGGCCAAGGTGGTTAGACAGTGGAGGAGCCCCCTTGAGACCGGTCCCTGGAAGGCCCTACTACGGCTTCTCAAGCCTCGGATGAGATTGACATCCCTGTTCAACAGCCGATGAATTCGGAAATCAGCTCAGCGCTTGCTGGGGTGGGCTGGCTAACCGATTATCTTTCGGCCCGCATTGAGGCGGCTTAGTCTGCTGCCCTGAATGCTAGACGGTATCAGGGAAAAGGAAGAGAAAGGTTAGACACTGTTCTCCAACATGTAGCCCTGGTGTGATGGCAGAGGCTGTGACTGATAGTTTTGGACAACCTTCTGAAAAAGATACTTAGCATCAGAAGGGAAAGAGgaagaaatttcaccctcagagctaaagggacactgaacccaaactttttctttcgtgatttagatagagcatgcaattttaagcaactttctaatttactcctattatcaaattttcttcattctcttgaaatctttatttgaaatgcaagaatgtcagtttagatgccggcccatttttggtgaacaacctgggttgttcttgctgattggtggataaattcacccaccaataaacaagtgctgtccagggtctgaaccaaaaaaatagcttagatgcctttttcaaataaagatagcaagagaatgaagaaaaattgataataggagtaaattaaaaagtttattaaaattgcatgctctatctgaatcaagagagaaaaaatttgggttcagtgtctcttaagCAAAGTCGGAAGATAACTCTGAGGAGGGCACAATTAGATTGTTAGGATCAGCTAGGAAGGTCTTGTCGACTATGGGAGTTCCGGTGACCAAGCTGCCCGAGGAGGACCAGGTTCAAAAGCTTTAGGCCTAGGGCTCTGGAGGTCTTTCTGGTTCCAAAGATTATTGCAGAAATTATCGCTAAGGAACGGGAAAAGTTGGGAACTCCTTTTACTTCTTCGGCGACCTTTAAGAGATCTTTTCTGTTCCTGCGGCCCACGCAGAGTTCTGGAACagcatccctaaggtggatggcattATATAAACATTGGCCAATCACTCTACAATCCCGTGGAACAGCACATCCTTTAATGATCCCCATACACAGAAGACTTGAGGGACACCTCAGGGGACTTTTTCTCCGGTCTGGCGCCCTGTTTCACACTGCGTGGGGATCGCTGCTGTTACTGCAGCGGCTCAGTTCTGGTGTTAGTCCTTAGCAAAACAGAATACCGTGGagactcctcttgaggagattcaggatcaTGTCCTAGGAGTACTGAAAATAACACTTCTGATTATGGGTTAGCTGCTATCTTTTCCTAACTAAGGAGACTGCTTTGGACGCATAGGAAGTCCTAACATCACACACTACTATAGCCGTAGAGCCGGCATCCAAACCTGATCGAGAGCGGTAACTCCCCCACAAACAGCTAGGACCTATCAGAGCCCCTTCAGGAGAAGGCGCGCACTCTGTAGGCGCACAGCGGGAGAACGCCAAGAGGAGCTAACCGGCTTCACGATTGGCTACTTTTCGAAGATATTGGAAATATTATCCTGACACACCATTGTTGCCACTACTGGATATACAACATAAAAGGTACCATTCAGCTGCTCTTTATACGGACTAACATAAACCATATAGGTTTAATCCGTTCTTCATTATTTGAAGTATTTTATTACTTGAATCACTGACAACACAGTCTTATAGACTTATAACTCTTATCGGACACTAACCCACAATCAGAAGTGTTATTTT
This region includes:
- the LOC128660609 gene encoding probable serine/threonine-protein kinase yakA, translating into METQFAAEYNYDDGDVSESADEQDMQADNSKVSTEPSTYMLDGPASGIPLVFVNWKRQDIPTPPGETLNEKFNACIPHEPVIGLDYIYEYHPDEFGNCSFECKLCNVTNLCLDDMFRHIVGIQHKIVYMQLFHADKGFHGRFKVKRGAKQKSPHYKKLMEVSHFVEKAYGRKKTNLSMATFDPAKLTGVFLCSKCQVLRKNYLMKSLPDKQNKSEPSIVSAEAQGPYQSFQELKRAYEAKMREREARGFSHSSTEFMDFCDRQPIEFLYNEELYEYLSSFKTVNDENVIFIMNVAVRLSNILAEQQQKLADQQILSGPEIPNTNSSIAPLSRSSPSRSPHRSPTNRSPQRKLPASRSPQRKLHASRSPQRKSSPNRAGMSNRNRGNSRRSPPNKKNSRRSPPNKKNSRRSPPNKKNSRRSPPNKKNSRRSPPNRESLRRSPPNRESLSRSPPTPTNSGMSPQNTPNASMALSSKSTSSKDADGNGPFNYVQPQNSAESLYKNSEFLVTYPLNVYPASWGNPQRLYPMKKSMWDFESASNKPQDNKLNETQNEDNKFSKTQNEGYAFNKQQTEDYAVNKQQTEDYAFNKQQTEDYAFNKQQTENYAFNKQQTEGYAFNKQQTEGYAFNKQQTEGYAFNKQQNEGYAFNKQENEGYPFNKQENEGYPFNKQENEGYPFNKQENEGYTFNKQENEGYSFNKQENEGYAFNKQENEGYAFNKQENEGYAFNKQENEGYAFNKQENEGSELSKQQNQRNKFNKTQNQGNKFNKQQIQGNKFNKQQNQGNKFNKQQNQGNKFNKQQNQGNKFNKQQNQGNKFNKTKPSIQQREQFQSTPKMPQNEQHNPYQQFPAASVQQIEPMLFDITVDLPPGVPRNAVTAKFFQSIQNMDSSDVVPALNKLSFTNPAFKGINVPLVIWHLTEAGVLKNT